GGTTTACCGGCTCCCAGGTAATTGTTAAAAGCCTCCTGCAGAGAAGCAACATATCCTTTTTCCAGCATCGCCCGGGCTATATGTGGCCGACCCACTGAGCCCCCCTCAGACAATTCTTTCACTCGGTCAAAATCAATATTTATACCTAATTGTTTTAACTTTTTCACCATTTTCCTGGCCCTGGTTAATCGTTCACCCCTAAATTCCGCCAGCTTGCTAATAAATTCATCGTTTTGGGGATCAATTAAATAGCCCAGGACATGGATTTCTTGCCCTTCAAAATAGGTATTGACTTCTACCCCGGATAAAACTTCTAAATTAAAATCAGCAGCCGCCTGTTGTGCTGCCCGAACACCGGCCAGGGAATCGTGATCAGCCAGGGCAATGGCCCGGAGACCTAACCTGACAGCCTTTTCTACCACTTCGCCGGGAGTATCCGAACCGTCTGAAGCAGTGGTGTGAATATGTAAATCAACACACAAAATAATCACCACTTTTTTATTCCCAGTATTCCCATGTCGGAAGCTAACCCATTCTATAATTGTTTCTAGTTAGGATGCAAATTTCCTCTAAGGAAAAACAATTAACCGCAAACTTCTTTAAACAGACGCAGCCAGTTATTGCCAAGTATTTTTTCAATATCACCTGTATGATAGCCTCTTGCTGACAAACCCCTGACTAGATTGGGAACCGCCACGCCGGCATCGTGCAACCCTGCCGCGGTAGTAACAATGCCGTCAAAATCAGAGCCCAGTCCAATGCTGGAGATGCCGCC
This window of the Desulforamulus hydrothermalis Lam5 = DSM 18033 genome carries:
- a CDS encoding PHP domain-containing protein; protein product: MIILCVDLHIHTTASDGSDTPGEVVEKAVRLGLRAIALADHDSLAGVRAAQQAAADFNLEVLSGVEVNTYFEGQEIHVLGYLIDPQNDEFISKLAEFRGERLTRARKMVKKLKQLGINIDFDRVKELSEGGSVGRPHIARAMLEKGYVASLQEAFNNYLGAGKPAFIPREKLSPAEAIQLIIRAGGVPVLAHPGLVKLDPYLPDLMEAGLKGLEVWHCKHNPLMVEHYYRLTQKLGLIATGGSDYHGAVHDTCNVLGAAVAPYRTVQLLKAAAGKN